DNA from Aliarcobacter butzleri:
TATGTACTTCAACGAAGAAGGTGAAGAAATATCAGTAAAAGAGTTCAAAAATCTGATAAAAACAACAAAAGATAGAAAACAGAATATCATTGGGACTGTATTTTTGTACAATCCAGTTGTAACTCCAATGGGATTTGATTCAAATAAATATCTATTAGAACAAGATTTTGAAGACTTTGATAAACTAATAGAACTAAAAGCTGAAAACTATATAACTGTGTTTAAACAAGCTATGAGAGAGTCTTGTAAAGGTAAAATCGTAGAGATAAAAAATCTATTCAACTTAATAGAAAGAAATATTGATGCTTCAACTTTACTCATAAAGTTTAATGAAGATTTAGAAAGATACAACTCAGCTCAAAATACAGAGTTTGATAGAGATATTATGTATCTTGATGCTGCAAACTTTATACCTGCTGGAAAATTTGTATTTTTTTGCTGGGGAGATAAAATAAAAGAAAAAGAGTTCCCTTATATAAATGAATATGCAAAAACTTTATATGAAAATGCTATAAAACTAGGTAAAAAAGTTGCTTATGTTTATAAAAAAGAGAAAACAGAACAAGGAAGTATAGAGTTTTTACAGTTCTCAAATCCTTCACAAAATCAAAAATATAAAGCTTCTATTTCAAGTGCTATAAAAAAATCTTTTGAACAATTTCCTCCAATTCCAACTCCTTATGAATAAATTTTTTAAAATTTATTCATAATTATGTTATTTCTTTAGCTAAATTTAATTATTTTAAGTATATAATTGCGTCCACTTAAATTATTGGGGTATCGCCAAGCGGTAAGGCAACGGTTTTTGGTACCGTCACTCGAAGGTTCGAATCCTTCTACCCCATCCAATTAGTTTAAGTTTTTTTTATGGTGAGGTTGGAGAGTGGTCAAATCCTGCGGACTGTAAATCCGCCGCCTACGGCTTCGAAGGTTCGAATCCTTCTCTCACCACCACTTTTTCAAAAGTAAATGGTTCGATAGCTCAGTCGGTAGAGCAAAGGATTGAAAATCCTTGTGTCGACAGTTCGATTCTGTCTCGAACCACCACTTTTGATTTTTATTATACACTGTGCGAGTGTGGCGGAATAGGTAGACGCGCGGGACTTAAAATCCCGTTCCGGTTTCGGAGTGTGAGTTCGATTCTCACCATTCGCACCATCTTTATATAAAACTTTTATTCCAAATTAGTATTCAAATCAATTCTTATTGTGAACTCTGCACCAAAATACTCTTTTTCATCATATGTAAATTCTACATTTTTAACACAAATAGTTCCATTTAGATGTTTTGTGATAATTTCTTCTGTCATATAAAGCCCTATTCCTGTTCCTTGGCTTTTATATTTTGTTGTAAAATATGGTTCAAAAATTTTATCTAAGTTCTCTTTTATCACTCCACCAGCATTATCTTTTATAATTATATTTATAAAATTATCTTTTTCAAAAGCATCTACAAAAATAAATCTTTCACCATCTTTTTTTATAAGTTCATCTCTTGAATTATTTAAGATATTTATTAATGCTTGAATAAGCTCATTTTCATAGCTTTCAAACTCAACTCCTTCAATATTTTTTATAATTTCTATATCTTTTGAACTAAATTGAGCTGAGATTAAATCCAAGGTTTTTTTAAATATTTCTATCAAATTAACTTTTGATTTTTCTTTATTTGGTATAAAAAAATTCCTAAAATCATCTATTGTTTGAGATAAATATTGAGAAGAAGCATTTATTCTGTTTGAAGCTTCAAAGAAGAATTCATCAGTTAAAACTCCCATTTGTTTTTGTAAAACCATACCACTTGTTGCAGTTGTAATTATAGATAAAGGTTGTCTCCATTGATGAGCAATATTTCCAATCATCTCTCCCATTGCAGCCATTTTTGATTGTTGGTATAAAATCGCTTGTTTATTATCTAACTCTCTTTTATACTCTTTTAGTTTATTTTCTAAAAAAATTGAAACATATCCTGAAGCTACCAATAAAAATATAATTAAAATCATTCCAAGAATTAAAATATTTAGTGCATATTTTTCATAATTTCTGTCCAATTTCTTTTTAACATCTGCAATCTCTTGATTTAAATCATCTTCATAGAATCCAGCTCCAATAAGCCAATTCCAATCATCCATTCCTTGAACAAAACTTATTTTTTCTGTGGGATGCTCTGTACTAGGTTTATTTTGTATATAAGTATAAAAACCATTTCCATTTTTAGCAATATTTATTAAATCACTAATAACTCTTTTTTTATCTTTGACTTCATCATTTTCTAAATAGTTTTTACCTATATAATCTTTTCTAATGTGGTTTAAATATGTTCCATCATAATTTATTATAAAAATATAACCAGATCTTCCAAATCTAACTAGATTTATATACTCCAAAGCCTTTTTTTGGATTATTTTTTCAAAATCATCAAAATATTCTCCAGTTCCAATAGCAATATTTAAAGGTTCAAAAGTTTTATAAAATGCAATTTTACGCCCTATTTCTTTGTTTGTATTTGGTTTATACCAATAATATTCATCAAATCTTTCTGTTTTTTCTTTTATTGTATTTACAATATTTTCAAAAAATTTATATCCATTTACATCAGTATAATTTAAAAAGTTTTTACCTTCAATGCTTGTATCAATTGGGTGAGAGAGTTTATTTCCATAAATGTCATCAATAAAGAAGTAACCTCTTCCTTCGTTAAATCTTATACCACTTAAAGCAACTTTTATAATTTGAAATATTTCTTGTTTTGATTTTGTTGTTTTATATTTTTCATAGATATTTGTAGCCATTTCATGAGCTTCATAAACTCTATTTTTTACATTTTGTTTTAATTCTTCTTCTGTATTTTTTTGAAGTTGTTTAGTAAAAGTAAATACTCTTGATACTTCTTCTTTTATAATTTCTTTATTTTTTAAAATATATTTTTGTTCTATCGTTCTTCTTTCTTTATTAAAAGTTTTTTTATTTTCAAAGTATAAAAATAAAATTACAAACAGAGAAAAAACTACAACAAAAACAGAAGGCATAACTTTTATTATTTTGAGAAATTGTTCTTCTTTTGATGGTTTCATTTTTAACTCAATAAATTAATTTAGAAATACTTAAAATTATTATATCTATTTTTTTTCTTTTTTTAATTTTTTTTATCAAAAGATATATATTAAAATTAGTTTGATATAATCAAGTGTTAAAAAAAATTTTAAGGAAATTTATGTCAAAAATAGGAATATTAGTAGCAAGTTCAAATAATAATCAAAAATTAGCTCTTAAATTAAAAGAGTTAGCACAAAGTCAAAATTGCGAAGCTGAAGTAATAAATTTAGTAGATTACAACTTACCTTTATATAGTACAATTGAAGAAGAAAAAAATGGTATTCCAGAATCTGCTTTAGATTTAGCTACAAAAATTATTGATTTAAAAGCTTTTATTATAGTTGCACCAGAATACAATGGTGTTATGCCTCCAGTTTTAAATAACGCTATGGCTTGGACTTCAAGAGCAACAAAAAATTGGAGAGATGCCTTTAATGAAAAAATTGTTGGATTAGCAACACACAGCGGTGGTGGTGGAGTAAAAGGACTTCAAGCAATGAGAATTATGTTCCAACACTTAGGAGCAAATATCTTAGCTAGAGAGATTTTAACTACTTATGATAAACCACTAAATGAAGAGTCAGCAATAGGTATGATAAATTCTTTAGTAAAACTATCAAGAGCTTAGGAAAAATTTCCTAAGTTTTGTAACCCAACTGTTATAAATTTATGCTAAAATTTTTCTATGAAAGAAAAAGTATATGTACTAGATACAAATATCATTTTACAAAACCTTCAAAATCTCTACAAAATATCAGACAATAAAACCAACCATATTGTTATCCCTGAAACTGTACTTCTTGAATTAGAGGATAAAAAAAAGTTAAGTAATGAGCTAGGGTACTATTCAAGAGAGTTTGCAAGACTATTAGCTAAAATGAAAATCAAAGAAGTTGATTATAAATCAGACTTTAAAGTTGTAAAGCTTTATAACGATGAATTAAATCTTGATATTATCTCAAAAGATAAATATGAAACTGAGATTGAACAAGTTCATCTTTCTGAATCAAATGATAAAAGAATAATTGAAGTAGCTTCAATAGCTCAAGAGTATTATAAAGGCTGTCGAACTATCTTTTTATCTTTAGATGTTTATGCAAGAACATTTGCTATTTTTAAAAATATAAAAGCTGAAACCTTACACGATGATAAATCAACAGTTCCGACATTTAATTTTGTAAAAAATATAAATTTAGATTCTTCTTTATTTAATAGTTTAGAAAATAAAGATATTACATCTATTGACAAAGAATATGAAATGCAAAATTTTTCTTATTCATTTGAAAGTAGTGATGGAAACATCGAATATGCAATAGTAACAAATGGCAAAATAGATACTTTAAAAGAGAATGATTTTAAAGCATTAAATATAAAACCAGTAAACATCAAACAAAAACTATTTGCAAAAGCTATTTTATCAAATATGTATGATTTACTTGTAATTGATGCAAAAGCGGGAAGTGGAAAAACTTTGATGTCTATTGTTTGTTCTATGAGATTGATTGATTTGGGGATTTATGACAAAATAGTTTATGTAAGAAACTCAATAGAATCACTTGATAAAGGCGCAGAAGTTGGTTTTTTAGCAGGAAATGAAGAGAAATTTAGAATTTATAATATGGCTTTATATGATACTTTAGAGTTTATTGCGAAAAAACATCTAAAAAAGAGTGAAAATAGAGAAAATCAAGAGTCAATAAACTCAAAAATTGATGAACTAAAATCAAGATATTTTATAGAAACACTTTGGCCAGGAGAAGCAAGAGGACGAACTTTAAGTGGTGCGATTGTTATTATGGATGAGTGGCAAAATAGTAGTGAAAAAACTACTCAGCTAATCTTATCAAGACTTGATGAAAGTTGTATGGCAATAGTTATTGGTTCAAATCGACAAATAGATAATTTATACCTAAATAAATATAATAATGGACTAACAACTTTATTAAAACAAACAAATGAAGCACATAGTGAAATTAAAATGTTTGCAATAGAACTTGAAAAAGCAGTTCGAGGAAAATTTGCTCAATTTACTGAAAGAATTTTTGAAAATAGAAAGGATTAAAGATACAAAATAGATTAATAAACGACACTATTTACAATCATATAGAATATACAAAACTTGAAGAAAAAATGCTTCAAACAAAAATTGTAAATAGATTGCAATTCATAACACAAAATGCTTTAGCATATTTTTCATATCCATCGATTACAACTAAAAGATTTATTCATAGTCTTGGAACTATGCATTTAAGTTCATTTATGTTTAAAAATGCTTTATTAAATGCAGATAAAAAAACAAAAAACAACTTTTTATCTATATCAAAAAAAGCTATTTTAAAAATCATAAAAGAAGAAAATCTAAATATCCATATCGAAGAGTTAGAATACTTTGACAATAAAGCTTTATATCAATTTACAATTCCAACAAAATCAAAATCACAAAGAGCAACTTACACTCTTTTATTACAAACTATAAGAATAGTTGCCCTACTTCATGATGTTGGGCATTTACCTTTTTCTCATCAAGTTGAATATGCTTTAAAAAAAGTCTATAACAAAATAAAAACAAAAGAAGAAAATCAAGAAGTACTTTTAGAAAAAGAGTTTACTTTTAAAGAAAACTATGAAGAAATTACTAAAAATTGCAAAGATGTATTACACGAAGCTATTGGTGAAAATCTTTTAGAGCTTTTATTTGATTATGAATTAGATGAACTTGTTTTTAAAACTCAAGAAAAAGATTATTTAAAACTAATCAAAAAATTATCTCTTTTAATTTTAGAAGAGATAACTTATGAAGATTTTGATTTTAAAGTTTTACATGAGTTTATAAATAGCACAGTTGATGCAGATAGACTTGATTATATAAATCGTGATATGTTAGCAAGTGGTTATATAACTGGACCAAATGACCATATTCGTATCACAAAACAAGCTGTTTTAGTTCAAAAAGAAGATAAGTTTTATTTGAGTTTCTTTGATATGAGTTTGATTGATATTGAACATATGCTTGAAATGAGATTTAATCTTTATAAAAAAGTGATCTTTAATCATGGAATAGCAAAAACTGACTCTTTACTTGAAAATGTTGTTCAATATTTAGCAACAAAATATTTTGAAGATGAAAAAGATGAAGAAAAACTATCAAACTCTATTTCTATGCTTTGGAATTTTAAAAATGAAAATAAACAAAAAGAGCTTGATACAATTTCTATGCTTGATGAGAATTGGCTCATATCTTTATTTAAAAATAGATATTTTGATATAAAAAACAAAGAAACACTAACAAAAGAAGATATGAAATATTTATACTGTTTTGAAGAAGTATTATTTGGAAAACAAAGATTTAGAAGTCCTTGGAAAAATCTAAATGAGTTTTATAAAGTATTAGATTTTTCTACTGTTGAAAGATATAAATTTAGAGAAAGTTTTGGATACATCACACAAAATAGACTTAACAAACTTCAAAGTGCATTAGATGATTTTATAAAAAAATATGAAGATGAAGATCTGTTTTTCGCTTATCAAATAGTATCGTTTAGTTTGGGTATTTCAAAAGATTTTTATTTATATGATGGTGATGAACTTATAAATATAGATGAGATTTCGACATTAAGAAAAAGATTAAAACACTCTATGAGAAATACTGTTCCTTTTTATATCTATTCAAATAAAAAAATTTTATCAGCGAAAATGAAAATAGATTTAAAATTTATGTTATTTAATATTTTTGAAGATAAATTATAAACTTAAGAGAACTCTCTTAGGCTTATAATATCATTTAAACCATCAATCGAAGCTATTGGCTCTTTTATATAATAACCTTGAACATAATCGATACCTAACTCTCTAACTTTATTCAAAATATCTTTGTTAGATACAAATTCTGCAATAGTTTTTACTTTTTGTCCTTTTGCAAAATTAACAAGCATAGAAACAATATTTTGACTACTTTTATTTATCAAAATATCTTTTATTAAAGAACCATCTATTTTTATATAATCAACGTTTAGTTTTGCTAGATATTCAAAATTAGAATATCCTGAACCAAAATCATCAATTGCAATTTTACAACCATACTCTCTAATAGTTACAAAAAATTCATTTATCTTTCTAAAGTTGTCTATTTCTTCACTTTCAACTATTTCAAAAACAACTCTATGCCCTATTTTATACTCTTTTAATAACTCAATTATAAAAGATGAAATATATTCACTTTTTATATCTTCAAAAGTTAAATTTATAGAAAATTCAAAATCTTTATCTCTAAAATAATCAAAAGTTTTTTGAATCATGGTTTTTGTAAGTTGCAAATACTGTTTTGATTTTTTTGATATATCTAAAAAATAATATGGAGAAATAACATTATTTCCATCAATCAATCTTACAAGAGCTTCATATTTCTCAATTTTGCTTGTTTTCAAATTGTAAATTGGTTGAAAATATGGAACAATCTTATCTTCATCCAATGCTTTTTTGATTTTTAAAGTCCAAAAAATATTTTTTTCATAATCTTTTTCTAACTCTAAAGCTTTATCATAAATAATAATATTTTTATTTGCATGAGAATATCTTTTAATAATATTTGCAGTCTCTAATAAATTTTCTTTTGATTCAAAAGAGAAAACATAACTTAACTGAACATATAATTCTCTACTTTTTATAACAATTGGAACTTTTGCTATTGTTTTAGATATCTCATCTATATTTTTTATAAACTTATCTCTATCTTCGTTTTGGGCAACAATACAAAAAGTATCTGAATGATCTCTATAAACTTTATAATTTTCTTTATCGATTAATAGCTCTTCAATTTTTCTAGCTACAATTTTTAAAACATTATCACCCGTTTTATATCCAAAAAAATCATTTACATCACTAAAACTAACAATATCTAAAATCGATATACAAGGATTTACAGACTTTGAAACATCTTCTATTAACTTATATCTATTTCCAATATTTGTTAAAGAATCAAGTCTTAAGTTTCTTTTTAACTCTTCAGTTTTTAATACCAAATTAGTTATTTCATGACGAATTGCAATATATTCGATAATCTCATTTTTTTCATTTAATATAGGTCTAATATTTATATCTACCCAATAAAATTCACCATTCTTTTTTCTGTTTTTTAAAACTCCATACCAAGCTTTTTTATTTTTTATATTTTCCCACAATTGTTGAAAAATTTCATCATCTTCTTCACCTCTTACAATAGAGTGTGGCTTTCCTATAACTTCTTCATAATTATATAAAGAGACTTCACAAAATTTGTCATTTACGTATGTGATATTTCCTTTTAAATCAGAAGTTGAAATAATATTGCTATCTTTTGTAGCTTCATTATACTGTTTTAAGATGTGATTTTCTTTTTTTAGTTTTTTAAATTCTTTTAGTTTTAATATGAAAAAAATCAAAAATAGGAGTATCAAAAGTAATAATAGATATTCGGTATTTGTGAAGCTCAAATAATCTTCTCCTAATATTTTATATAATAGAATACAAATTATATAATAATTTTTTTTAATATTTGATTCGCATTTAGAAATAACTAATTTTAAAAGGATTTCATTTGGATTTAACAAACTTAAGAGCAAAATATACTACCAGAGGTTTGGACATAAAAGATTTAGACCAAAACCCTTTTAAACAGTTTGAAACTTGGTTTAATGAAGCAATTGAAGCAAAATTAACAGAGCCAAATGCTTTTAGCCTTGCTACAGTTGGAAAAGATATGATGCCAAGCATAAGAACTGTTTTATTAAAAATTTTTGATGAAAAAGGTTTTGTTTTTTTTACAAATTATAAAAGTACAAAAGCAAATCAAATAAAAGAAAATCCTAAAGCTGCTGCACTTTTTCCTTGGCTTGACTTAGAAAGACAAGTAAAAATAGAAGGAGATATTCAAAAGATTTCTACAACAGAGTCTTTAAAATACTTTTTGTCTCGTCCAAAAGGGAGCCAAATTGGAGCTTGGGTATCACATCAAAGTCAAGTTATCAGTTCAAGAAGTTTATTAGAACAAAAATTTGATGAAATAAAAAATAAGTTTGTAAATGGAGAAGTTCCTTTCCCTTCTTTTTGGGGTGGATATATTATCAAACCTACAAAAATAGAGTTTTGGCAAGGTGGACAAGATAGACTTCATGATAGATTTTTATATGAGCTTAAAGAAAATGGAGCTTGGTCTATATCAAGATTGGCTCCATAAAATCTTTAGAAAAATTCTATTGCATTTTTTCCTTGTTTTTTAGCACTATACATAGCTGTATCAGCTTGTTTTATAATATCTTTTACACTAACACTAGCATCACTAAATAAAGTTATTCCAATACTTGGTGTTGATATATTTACATGCCCTTCAATATGCGTGATGTCATTTAACGTCTCTTTTATTTTTTCTGCCAAACTTGTTATATTTTTCTTAGCATCTATACTATTATTTCCAATATTATCAATTAAAACTATAAATTCATCTCCACCTATTCTTGAAACGGTATCTTCATCTCTTATTACTTGTTTTATTTTTTTAGCTACTGTAATTAATAAAACATCTCCGATATCGTGCCCTAAAGTATCGTTAACAGCTTTGAAGTTATCTAAATCAATAAATATTAATCCTCCAAAGATTTTATGTCTTACAGTTTTTGTAATAGCATGTTCTATTCTATCTGTTAACAACAATCTATTTGGTAATCCTGTAAGATTGTCGTGAGTTGCTTGATATTCTAAGATTTTTTCTTTATCTTTTTGCTCACTATTATCCATATATTGACCTAAATAATTTGTGATTTTATCATCTTGATTTTTTATTACCGTAATTGTAGCTTTTAAAGCAATTATTTCATCATTTGCTTTTTTATTATAAACGTCACCACTCCAATTTCCATTTATTTTCAAACTATTCCATAAGTTTTCAACAAACTCTTTATCTTGGTGTGCAGTTTTAAAAATTCTTGGATTTTGTCCAATTATTTCTTCTTTTGAATATCCCATTATTTTACAAAAAGCTTGATTTACTTTTATTATATTATTATAAACATCTGTAATAATCATAGGTGCAGAAGAATCAAAAGCATAAGAAGATAGTCTTAATTCAGCTTCTTGCTTCAATCTTATATCTTCATATTCAATTTTTTCTAAACAATGAGTAATATCACTAACAAGTTTATCAAATAAAATTTCTACTTCTTGATCAAAAAATTCTAATTCTTTTGAATAGATTATTAAAACTCCAACAACTTGATTGAATTTTTTGATAGGAAATGTTGCCATAGATTTAATATTTAATTTATCAGCATCTTTATAGAACACAGAAATATTTTTTTCTTTAAAATTATTTATAATGATATTTGTTTCATATTTCATAGTTTTTGAAACTAAATTATCATGAGAAACATTTCCATATTTATCTACTTGTGAAATAACAACATCTTTTAGTTCACCATCTTTAGCAAAAATCATTTTTGAAGAAAAATCATAGATAAAACAAAATTTTAAATGTTCATTTTCACTCAAAAGTTCGCATACATTAGAATAAAGTCTCTCTTTATCAAATGTTTTCATTAAAAATTTATTTGTTGCATTTAAGATTTCATAGATATGTTTATGTTTTTGAATTTTGTCAAAAGATTTTTGTTCATTATAAATAATATTTTTTAGTACAAAAAATAAAGATATTAAAGTAAAAAAGCAAAAGAATAGATAAACAAAACTTAAATTTCTTTCTATAATCACATCTCTATCAAAAATCGCTACTTCTCTTTCTAATTGTCCTAACATATCAAGAAAAATTTTTGATATACCATCTATATTTTGATTTACATTTAAAAAATGATTCATTTTTGATAAATCAACTCTAAAATCATTTGATAACTTTGCAAACTTAATCAAAAACATAGAATCAATAGCGGTTTTTGTTGTTTGGTTAAAACACTTTATTATCTCTTCTGGAGTTGTATTTAAATTGTAAATTTGTTTTCGTAAAGATAGTAAATCACTAATTTCTAACTTATATTTTTTTAATTCGGCTTTTTCTTCTTTATATTTTTCTAATGATAATAAAGCTTTTTTAGATACCTCTTGGTGATGTTCTATTAACTCTTTATTTAAACCTCTACTTGATAAATATTTAAGTGATAAATTTTGCTCTTTTTCTAAAGAAGATACAAACTCTTCTACTGCTTTTATGTAATGTAAGTTATTATGATTTAATTCAACTTCATTAGCCATCTCAATTTTTTCAAGAACTAAAATCGAACTAAAATATAAAATACCTAGTACTGGTAAAGTAAAAATCATTACAATTTTTAGAAATAATTTGTTTCTAAACAAGCTAACTTATCCTTAATATTACTATCTTTTATTTTTCTTATTTTTCTATTATAATATAATACTTTCCCTTAATCCTCATAGATTTTGACGTTGAAAAAATATTACTTATTTTATCACTTTTTACTGCAGCATAAGAACAAAAATCCATAACATCAATTTTTCCTATGTCATCACTTTTTAAACCAGCTTCAGATATTAAAGCACCTAAAATATCACCTTTTCTAAGCTTTTGCTTTTTCCCACCATTTATAAAAACAGTTCTAAAATTTGAATTTATTTCAAAAGAGATATCGTCTTTTATGTCTTTTGGATTTTCTATTTTAATATTATTAAATTTCTCTTTTATGATTTCAAATTTATCTATTTCATTTTCAGTAAATAAAGAGATTGCTAAACCACCTTTTCCAGCTCTTGCCGTTCTTCCTATTCTATGAGTATGTATTTTTTCATCTAAACTTAAGTCATAGTTGATAACTAAATCAACATCATCAATATGAAGTCCTCTTGAAGCAACATCTGTTGCAATGAGTATTGGATATGATTTATTTGAAAATAAAACCATAGTTTCATCTCTTTGTTTTTGTTCTAAATCTGAATGTAAAGTTAAAATATCAAGCCCTAAATCATATAAATCATCAGCTAATTTTTCACAAGTTATTTTCATATTACAAAAAATCAAAGTTGTTTTTGCTTGATTATGAGATATAAGTGCTGGAATAAGTGCTGTTTTTTCACTTGGAGTAACTTCATAAAATTTTTGATTTATAAGAATCTCTTTTTCATCAGAAATTTCTTTATAAATTGGATTTTTTAAAATATTTGAAGCAAAAGTTTCTATATTTTTTTCATAAGTTGCAGAAAAAAGCATAGTTTGTCTATTTTTAGGTAAATTCTCAATTATTTCCATAATATCATCATAAAAACCCATATCAAGCATCTTATCAGCTTCATCTAAAACAAAAGTACTAATATTTTCTAAATTTATATTTTTCTCTTTTATATGTTTTAAAACTCTTCCTGGTGTTGCAACAACAATATGTGCATTATGTTGTAAAGAGACAACTTGTGGTTTAAAAGGAACTCCACCACATAAAGTTAAAACTTTTACATTATGAATATGTCTTGATAAATTTCTTAAATTTTGTGCTATTTGATTCGCTAACTCTCTTGTTGGAGCTAAAATCAATGCTTGAATCTTAAACTCTTTTGCTTTTAATTTATTTACTATTGGTAAACAAAAAGCAACTGTTTTTCCTGAACCTGTTTTGGCTTTTGCTATTAAATCTTTATTTTGTAAAGCATCTGGAATAGTTTTTTCTTGAATTAAAGTTAATGTTTTGTATTCCAAAGAGTCCAAGTTTTGTAAAAACTCTTTAGAAAGGTTTAGTTCTGAAAACTGCATAATTATTTTCTATTTTTATTTGTAAATATAACTATCAAAATAATAGCTGTTACAGCTACAAGTCCAACATATTTAAAATCTTCACTCAAACTTAAAAGGAATTTTCCAGCAGTAAAACTTATATATCCAATAA
Protein-coding regions in this window:
- the dbpA gene encoding ATP-dependent RNA helicase DbpA, producing MQFSELNLSKEFLQNLDSLEYKTLTLIQEKTIPDALQNKDLIAKAKTGSGKTVAFCLPIVNKLKAKEFKIQALILAPTRELANQIAQNLRNLSRHIHNVKVLTLCGGVPFKPQVVSLQHNAHIVVATPGRVLKHIKEKNINLENISTFVLDEADKMLDMGFYDDIMEIIENLPKNRQTMLFSATYEKNIETFASNILKNPIYKEISDEKEILINQKFYEVTPSEKTALIPALISHNQAKTTLIFCNMKITCEKLADDLYDLGLDILTLHSDLEQKQRDETMVLFSNKSYPILIATDVASRGLHIDDVDLVINYDLSLDEKIHTHRIGRTARAGKGGLAISLFTENEIDKFEIIKEKFNNIKIENPKDIKDDISFEINSNFRTVFINGGKKQKLRKGDILGALISEAGLKSDDIGKIDVMDFCSYAAVKSDKISNIFSTSKSMRIKGKYYIIIEK
- a CDS encoding sensor domain-containing diguanylate cyclase, whose product is MFRNKLFLKIVMIFTLPVLGILYFSSILVLEKIEMANEVELNHNNLHYIKAVEEFVSSLEKEQNLSLKYLSSRGLNKELIEHHQEVSKKALLSLEKYKEEKAELKKYKLEISDLLSLRKQIYNLNTTPEEIIKCFNQTTKTAIDSMFLIKFAKLSNDFRVDLSKMNHFLNVNQNIDGISKIFLDMLGQLEREVAIFDRDVIIERNLSFVYLFFCFFTLISLFFVLKNIIYNEQKSFDKIQKHKHIYEILNATNKFLMKTFDKERLYSNVCELLSENEHLKFCFIYDFSSKMIFAKDGELKDVVISQVDKYGNVSHDNLVSKTMKYETNIIINNFKEKNISVFYKDADKLNIKSMATFPIKKFNQVVGVLIIYSKELEFFDQEVEILFDKLVSDITHCLEKIEYEDIRLKQEAELRLSSYAFDSSAPMIITDVYNNIIKVNQAFCKIMGYSKEEIIGQNPRIFKTAHQDKEFVENLWNSLKINGNWSGDVYNKKANDEIIALKATITVIKNQDDKITNYLGQYMDNSEQKDKEKILEYQATHDNLTGLPNRLLLTDRIEHAITKTVRHKIFGGLIFIDLDNFKAVNDTLGHDIGDVLLITVAKKIKQVIRDEDTVSRIGGDEFIVLIDNIGNNSIDAKKNITSLAEKIKETLNDITHIEGHVNISTPSIGITLFSDASVSVKDIIKQADTAMYSAKKQGKNAIEFF